The Mytilus galloprovincialis chromosome 2, xbMytGall1.hap1.1, whole genome shotgun sequence genome has a window encoding:
- the LOC143065067 gene encoding amine sulfotransferase-like isoform X2: MEQYKTEMKSLGEKIMKMGGPFVYDNVMWPPFPGLCPDSEKKFKEKQDMECRDTDVYLCSFPKAGTNWTHEVLSMLMSQSTSYNLWVKQKGLLEMCDPIDSVTKMPSPRLLMTHMPYRYLPSQLQNGKGKIVYVQRNPKDLFVSLYNFEKGKSAIEKHLSWEEFFEKTVIKDEGALYGGWYEYTKEWEKQLGHDNILQLYYEDMKKDLPGNILKIADFIETSCSKELAETIADKCSFDNLKANRIDPTSFLTDGGKSTLFRKGQVGDWKNWFTVAQNEIFDRNYKDVMKGTTLNFLYEL, translated from the exons ATGGAACAATATAAAAC AGAGATGAAAAGCCTtggagaaaaaataatgaaaatgggAGGGCCATTTGTGTATGATAATGTGATGTGGCCACCTTTTCCGGGTTTGTGCCCTGATTcggaaaaaaaattcaaagaaaaacaaGATATGGAATGCCGTGATACTGATGTTTATCTTTGCTCCTTTCCAAAAGCAG GAACAAACTGGACACACGAAGTTTTATCCATGTTAATGTCTCAATCGACGAGCTACAACTTATGGGTCAAACAAAAGGGCCTTTTAGAAATGTGCGACCCTATAGATAGTGTAACGAAGATGCCATCACCAAGACTTCTCATGACACATATGCCATATAGATACCTCCCTAGTCAGCTTCAAAATGGAAAAGGGAAGATAGTATATGTTCAGAGAAATCCTAAAGATCTCTTCGTTTCCTTGTATAATTTTGAAAAGGGGAAATCAGCTATTGAAAAACATTTGTCATGGGAGGAATTTTTTGAAAAGACAGTTATTAAAGACGAAG GTGCTCTTTACGGCGGATGGTATGAGTATACGAAAGAATGGGAAAAGCAACTAGGTCATGATAACATCTTACAGTTGTATTATGAAGACATGAAAAAG GATTTACCtggaaacattttaaaaatagcaGATTTCATTGAAACATCATGTTCCAAAGAACTAGCAGAAACCATAGCTGATAAGTGTAGTTTTGACAATTTGAAGGCCAACAGAATAGACCCAACATCATTTCTTACAGACGGTGGAAAATCAACACTTTTTAGAAAGG GTCAAGTTGGTGATTGGAAAAACTGGTTCACAGttgctcaaaatgaaatttttgaCAGAAATTACAAGGATGTCATGAAAGGCACGACACTCAATTTTCTCTATGAATTATGA
- the LOC143065067 gene encoding amine sulfotransferase-like isoform X1 codes for MESAHKEMKSLGEKIMKMGGPFVYDNVMWPPFPGLCPDSEKKFKEKQDMECRDTDVYLCSFPKAGTNWTHEVLSMLMSQSTSYNLWVKQKGLLEMCDPIDSVTKMPSPRLLMTHMPYRYLPSQLQNGKGKIVYVQRNPKDLFVSLYNFEKGKSAIEKHLSWEEFFEKTVIKDEGALYGGWYEYTKEWEKQLGHDNILQLYYEDMKKDLPGNILKIADFIETSCSKELAETIADKCSFDNLKANRIDPTSFLTDGGKSTLFRKGQVGDWKNWFTVAQNEIFDRNYKDVMKGTTLNFLYEL; via the exons AGAGATGAAAAGCCTtggagaaaaaataatgaaaatgggAGGGCCATTTGTGTATGATAATGTGATGTGGCCACCTTTTCCGGGTTTGTGCCCTGATTcggaaaaaaaattcaaagaaaaacaaGATATGGAATGCCGTGATACTGATGTTTATCTTTGCTCCTTTCCAAAAGCAG GAACAAACTGGACACACGAAGTTTTATCCATGTTAATGTCTCAATCGACGAGCTACAACTTATGGGTCAAACAAAAGGGCCTTTTAGAAATGTGCGACCCTATAGATAGTGTAACGAAGATGCCATCACCAAGACTTCTCATGACACATATGCCATATAGATACCTCCCTAGTCAGCTTCAAAATGGAAAAGGGAAGATAGTATATGTTCAGAGAAATCCTAAAGATCTCTTCGTTTCCTTGTATAATTTTGAAAAGGGGAAATCAGCTATTGAAAAACATTTGTCATGGGAGGAATTTTTTGAAAAGACAGTTATTAAAGACGAAG GTGCTCTTTACGGCGGATGGTATGAGTATACGAAAGAATGGGAAAAGCAACTAGGTCATGATAACATCTTACAGTTGTATTATGAAGACATGAAAAAG GATTTACCtggaaacattttaaaaatagcaGATTTCATTGAAACATCATGTTCCAAAGAACTAGCAGAAACCATAGCTGATAAGTGTAGTTTTGACAATTTGAAGGCCAACAGAATAGACCCAACATCATTTCTTACAGACGGTGGAAAATCAACACTTTTTAGAAAGG GTCAAGTTGGTGATTGGAAAAACTGGTTCACAGttgctcaaaatgaaatttttgaCAGAAATTACAAGGATGTCATGAAAGGCACGACACTCAATTTTCTCTATGAATTATGA